The following coding sequences are from one Humulus lupulus chromosome X, drHumLupu1.1, whole genome shotgun sequence window:
- the LOC133806030 gene encoding zinc finger BED domain-containing protein RICESLEEPER 2-like, translating into MSTQDVIESNFVDDVDYVHSTHTQEAQSLGNTRDESESRSTKRKRTSPAWDHFTLQKIDGKLKAVCNHCGRKLGGESSNGTKHLLDHVKRCPVIKEQLAMNPNPNASPSVTTYNFDPELGRKKLAQMIILHEYPLSMVEHSGFINYSNTLCPMFKMFSRNTIRYDIFKMYKVEKEKCSQILEKNRSRIAITTDMWTANHQKRGYMIVTAHFIDDSWKLHSRMISFKYVPCPHDAVTLTDTLSSCLSEWNIEDKISTVIVDNCTTNDAMIPLLKEKFNSNCFILKGNLLHMRCCAHILNLIVKDGLSVIGDSIDKIRDSVAYWSGTPKTYEKFEDTAHSLEVTCTKKLSLDCQTRWNSTYLMLNIALLYNRVFERLKLRDSRYVRYAPSEDDWIRAQKL; encoded by the coding sequence ATGTCTACCCAAgatgttatcgaatctaattttGTCGATGATGTTGATTATGTTCATTCAACACATACACAAGAGGCACAATCTTTAGGAAATACAAGAGATGAAAGTGAGAGTAGAAGTACTAAAAGAAAGAGAACATCTCCTGCATGGGATCATTTTACATTGCAAAAAATTGATGGTAAACTGAAGGCAGTTTGTAACCATTGTGGGAGGAAATTAGGGGGAGAGAGTAGTAATGGGACTAAACATTTGCTTGATCATGTGAAAAGATGCCCAGTAATAAAGGAACAACTTGCCATGAATCCTAATCCTAATGCTAGTCCTTCAGTCACAACTTACAATTTTGATCCTGAACTAGGGAGAAAAAAGTTAGCTCAAATGATCATTCTACATGAATACCCTTTATCGATGGTTGAGCATAGTGGTTTTATAAACTATTCAAATACTCTTTGCCCTATGTTTAAAATGTTTTCAAGGAATACAATTAggtatgatatttttaaaatgtacAAGGTTGAGAAGGAAAAATGTAGCCAAATTTTGGAGAAGAATAGAAGTAGAATAGCTATAACCACTGATATGTGGACTGCCAATCATCAAAAGAGGGGATATATGATTGTGACAGCTCATTTCATAGATGACTCTTGGAAGTTGCATAGTAGGATGATAAGTTTTAAGTATGTACCATGCCCACATGATGCTGTAACACTTACTGATACATTGAGTTCATGTCTGTCTGAATGGAATATTGAAGACAAGATTAGTACAGTGATTGTGGATAATTGTACAACTAACGATGCAATGATTCCACTTTTGAAGgaaaaatttaattcaaattgtTTCATTTTAAAAGGAAACCTACTTCACATGCGTTGTTGTGCGCATATTTTGAATCTTATTGTCAAGGATGGCTTGTCTGTTATTGGTGATAGCATTGACAAGATTCGAGACAGTGTTGCTTATTGGTCGGGCACACCCAAGACGTATGAGAAATTTGAGGACACTGCTCATTCTCTTGAAGTGACATGTACTAAAAAGTTATCACTTGATTGTCAAACAAGGTGGAATTCAACATACTTGATGCTCAACATAGCTTTATTGTACAATAGAGTATTTGAACGATTAAAACTACGTGATTCAAGGTATGTTAGATATGCGCCATCAGAAGATGATTGGATTAGAGCTcaaaaattgtaa